The following proteins are co-located in the Polymorphospora rubra genome:
- a CDS encoding aspartate-semialdehyde dehydrogenase: MARLPTLAVVGATGAVGTVMLELLSARKNHWGEIRLLASPRSAGRKLVCRGEELTVQGLSAEAFDGVDVAMFDVPDEVSAEWAPVAVARGAIAVDNSGAFRMDRDVPLVVPEINPEQVRNRPKGIIANANCTTLAMIVAIAPLHREYALRELVLASYQAVSGAGQVGVDTLHDQLSKVAGDRALGSRSGNVRQAVGDDLGPFPAPLALNVVPWAGSLADSGWSSEELKLRNETRKILGLPDLKVSATCVRVPVVTGHSVAVHAVFGSEVDAEGAREALRNAPGVILVDDPAQGEFPMPIDAVGTDPSWVGRIRRSMDDPRALDLFVTGDNLRKGAALNTAQIAELLAPEFAAR, from the coding sequence ATGGCCCGGCTGCCCACCCTCGCGGTCGTCGGGGCGACCGGCGCCGTCGGCACCGTCATGCTGGAGCTGCTGTCCGCCCGCAAGAACCACTGGGGTGAGATCCGGCTCCTCGCGTCGCCCCGCTCCGCCGGCCGCAAGCTGGTCTGCCGGGGCGAGGAGCTGACCGTCCAGGGGCTGTCCGCCGAGGCGTTCGACGGCGTCGACGTCGCGATGTTCGACGTACCCGACGAGGTGTCCGCGGAGTGGGCGCCGGTCGCCGTCGCCCGCGGCGCCATCGCCGTCGACAACTCCGGCGCCTTCCGGATGGACCGCGACGTTCCGCTGGTCGTCCCCGAGATCAACCCCGAGCAGGTACGCAACCGGCCCAAGGGCATCATCGCCAACGCCAACTGCACCACCCTGGCGATGATCGTGGCGATCGCCCCGTTGCACCGCGAGTACGCGCTGCGCGAGCTGGTCCTCGCCTCCTACCAGGCGGTCTCCGGGGCGGGCCAGGTCGGCGTCGACACCCTGCACGACCAGCTCTCCAAGGTCGCCGGCGACCGCGCGCTGGGCAGCCGCTCCGGCAACGTACGCCAGGCCGTCGGCGACGACCTCGGTCCGTTCCCCGCCCCGCTCGCCCTCAACGTCGTGCCGTGGGCCGGCTCGCTGGCCGATTCCGGCTGGTCGTCCGAGGAACTCAAGTTGCGCAACGAAACCCGCAAGATCCTCGGGCTGCCCGACCTCAAGGTCTCCGCCACCTGCGTACGCGTGCCGGTGGTCACCGGCCACTCGGTGGCCGTGCACGCCGTCTTCGGCAGCGAGGTCGACGCCGAGGGGGCCCGCGAGGCGCTGCGCAACGCACCCGGGGTCATCCTGGTCGACGACCCCGCCCAGGGCGAGTTCCCGATGCCGATCGACGCGGTCGGCACCGACCCGTCGTGGGTCGGCCGGATCCGCCGCTCGATGGACGACCCGCGCGCCCTCGACCTGTTCGTCACCGGCGACAACCTGCGCAAGGGTGCCGCGCTCAACACCGCCCAGATCGCCGAACTGCTGGCGCCCGAGTTCGCCGCCCGCTGA
- a CDS encoding ArsR/SmtB family transcription factor, whose translation MTVAQPTGDQLVEMLAALANPLRLRIMAKLAGGRDYVSHLAREIGISRPLLHMHLQRLETAGLIVGSLELSEDGKAMKYYQVAEFDVHLTASTIVEAAETLTRSDPVPGPAPKETSR comes from the coding sequence ATGACAGTGGCCCAGCCGACCGGTGACCAACTGGTCGAGATGCTGGCCGCACTGGCCAATCCGCTGCGGCTGCGCATCATGGCGAAGCTGGCCGGCGGCCGTGACTACGTGAGCCACCTGGCTCGAGAGATCGGGATCAGCCGCCCCCTGCTGCACATGCACCTGCAGCGGCTGGAAACCGCCGGCCTGATCGTCGGCAGCCTCGAACTCTCCGAGGACGGCAAGGCCATGAAGTACTACCAGGTCGCCGAGTTCGACGTGCACCTGACCGCATCGACCATCGTCGAGGCGGCCGAGACCCTCACCAGATCGGACCCGGTGCCGGGTCCCGCACCGAAGGAGACCTCCCGATGA
- a CDS encoding LysR family transcriptional regulator — protein sequence MLERHELETFLTLAEELHFGRTAERLRVTTGRVSHVVKKLERRIGAPLFERTSRVVRLTPIGRRLADDLSPLVAGIDEAVRRAVESGRGVTGRLRVAFVGEWAAPLLLRAVALFTRRHPDCEVDVREAPLLNTRASLVDGSIDILIASFPFDGMANGPVLLTEERMLAVAAGHPLAGAGSVSLEVLAEHPVVQYPAVTSAEFKRDRTPDHTPSGRPVPKGPAGNTFSEMLSLVALGRGVLPVGAYTRQYHPRPDVAYVPIHDAPPIRRGPVWLETNTTERVREFVRAAVDANPPAD from the coding sequence ATGCTGGAACGGCACGAGCTGGAGACCTTCCTGACGTTAGCCGAGGAGCTGCACTTCGGCCGTACCGCCGAGCGGTTGCGGGTGACCACCGGGCGGGTCAGTCACGTGGTCAAGAAGCTGGAGCGTCGGATCGGCGCCCCGCTGTTCGAGCGCACCAGCCGGGTCGTACGGCTGACCCCGATCGGGCGGCGGCTCGCCGACGACCTGAGCCCACTCGTGGCCGGGATCGACGAGGCGGTCCGCCGGGCCGTGGAATCCGGCCGGGGCGTCACCGGGCGGCTGCGGGTGGCTTTCGTCGGCGAGTGGGCCGCGCCGCTGCTGCTGCGGGCCGTCGCCCTGTTCACCCGGCGGCACCCGGACTGCGAGGTCGACGTACGTGAGGCCCCGCTGCTGAACACCCGGGCCAGCCTGGTCGACGGCTCGATCGACATCCTGATCGCCTCGTTCCCGTTCGACGGGATGGCCAACGGCCCGGTCCTGCTCACCGAGGAACGGATGCTGGCGGTGGCGGCCGGGCATCCGCTGGCCGGTGCCGGGTCGGTGTCGCTGGAGGTGCTCGCGGAGCATCCGGTGGTGCAGTATCCGGCGGTGACGTCGGCGGAGTTCAAACGCGACCGTACGCCCGACCACACGCCGTCCGGCCGACCGGTGCCCAAGGGCCCGGCCGGCAACACGTTCTCCGAGATGCTCTCCCTGGTCGCACTGGGCCGGGGCGTGTTGCCGGTGGGTGCCTACACCCGGCAGTACCATCCGCGGCCGGACGTCGCGTACGTGCCGATCCACGACGCGCCGCCGATCCGGCGCGGCCCGGTCTGGCTGGAGACCAACACCACCGAGCGGGTACGCGAGTTCGTCCGCGCCGCCGTCGACGCCAACCCACCGGCCGACTGA
- a CDS encoding NAD(P)-dependent alcohol dehydrogenase, giving the protein MRAIAQDRYGPPEVLELREIDRPAVRKDQVLVRVRAAGIHRGDRILMTGRPYAVRITGPRAPMHRVRGTEFAGEVTAVGADVTEFRPGDEVLGWGTGTFAEFVSVPATNLVPKPATLTFAQAAAVPISGMTAFQGLSGRTRPQPGQQVLVIGAAGGVGTFAVQIAKAYGAEVTGVCSTTKVEMVQSLGADHVIDYTREDLARSGRRYDVILDIVGDRPIPQLRRLLTPAGTLVLVGVETGGPVLGGFERNFAAMLVAPLVRRRRVRPLTSTSRKPDLLGLTALVDAGNLVPVVDRTYPLDRTADAFRYLADQHARGKVVITV; this is encoded by the coding sequence ATGAGGGCAATCGCGCAGGACCGGTACGGGCCGCCGGAGGTGCTGGAACTTCGGGAGATCGACCGGCCGGCGGTCAGGAAAGACCAGGTGCTCGTACGCGTGCGCGCCGCAGGCATCCACCGCGGCGACCGGATCCTGATGACCGGCCGGCCGTACGCCGTCCGCATCACCGGGCCACGCGCGCCGATGCACCGGGTCCGGGGTACGGAGTTCGCCGGCGAGGTGACGGCGGTCGGCGCCGACGTGACCGAGTTCCGGCCCGGCGACGAGGTGCTCGGCTGGGGCACGGGGACGTTCGCCGAGTTCGTCTCCGTACCCGCTACGAACCTCGTGCCGAAGCCGGCCACGCTCACGTTCGCGCAGGCCGCGGCGGTGCCGATCTCCGGCATGACCGCGTTCCAGGGCCTGAGCGGCCGGACCCGGCCGCAGCCGGGACAGCAGGTCCTGGTCATCGGTGCGGCCGGCGGCGTCGGAACCTTCGCCGTCCAGATCGCCAAGGCGTACGGAGCGGAGGTGACCGGCGTGTGCAGCACCACCAAGGTGGAAATGGTCCAATCGCTCGGCGCCGACCACGTCATCGACTACACCCGCGAGGACCTCGCCCGGAGCGGCCGCCGGTACGACGTCATCCTCGACATTGTCGGTGACCGGCCGATCCCGCAGCTCCGCCGGCTCCTGACCCCGGCCGGAACGCTCGTGCTGGTCGGAGTGGAGACCGGCGGCCCGGTGCTGGGCGGATTCGAACGCAACTTCGCGGCGATGCTCGTCGCACCGCTCGTACGGCGGCGCCGGGTGCGGCCACTCACGTCGACCAGTCGCAAACCGGACCTTCTCGGGCTCACCGCCCTCGTTGACGCCGGCAACTTGGTGCCGGTCGTCGACCGGACCTATCCGCTCGACCGGACCGCCGACGCCTTCCGCTACCTCGCGGACCAGCACGCGCGGGGCAAGGTGGTCATCACCGTGTGA
- a CDS encoding sensor domain-containing diguanylate cyclase, whose amino-acid sequence MHPERLTADFTARLNRAATVAGSCQAAATTLAAHSDVMVAVLLHVHDRLRCVAATGSWQVFASVLPGTGVSGRTYAAGRTQTVTDVAADPDYIALGPPVAVEICAPIVDRAGRVIGVLNLEWSEPVDIDGWRVLAERVAADLGAHLDRLGGPPAESRSEKLLRYAGAMTSAASERALARVSIDAARDVAGLAAAVLLLTGPDGPRLAPPTARPGPLESRLRERLAAASAAELGELVSRAHRHGASYTLGETGPPTTRGYEVLVDADVCTLISVPVGPPDAGGVLLVADEVASRPDPTTVNLMELLAAQAWSCLDRLRSLQKLHEQAISDPLTGLPHHGPFGERIAAAVADRTALLAVDVDDFKSINDTYGHQAGDRVLVGLARALERALRHGDELYRIGGDEFVAVVEVTAPREAVGIAERLAGAARALGRTISVGVAVQRSDESPDLTLRRADAALYTVKRAGGDGARLAPD is encoded by the coding sequence TTGCACCCGGAACGACTGACCGCCGACTTCACGGCGCGCCTGAACAGGGCGGCGACGGTCGCCGGGTCGTGCCAGGCCGCCGCGACGACGCTTGCCGCCCACAGCGACGTGATGGTCGCGGTCCTGCTGCACGTCCACGACCGGCTGCGCTGCGTCGCGGCGACCGGCTCGTGGCAGGTGTTCGCGTCGGTGCTGCCCGGCACCGGGGTCTCCGGCCGGACGTACGCCGCCGGCAGGACACAGACGGTGACCGACGTCGCCGCCGACCCCGACTACATCGCACTCGGGCCACCGGTCGCGGTCGAGATCTGCGCGCCGATCGTGGACCGGGCCGGCCGGGTGATCGGCGTACTCAACCTGGAATGGTCCGAGCCCGTCGACATCGACGGGTGGCGGGTGCTCGCCGAGCGGGTCGCGGCCGACCTCGGCGCGCACCTCGACCGGCTCGGCGGGCCGCCGGCGGAGAGCCGGAGCGAGAAACTCCTGCGGTACGCGGGTGCGATGACCTCGGCCGCCTCGGAGCGGGCGCTGGCCAGGGTTTCCATCGACGCCGCCCGCGACGTGGCCGGGCTCGCCGCGGCGGTGCTGTTGCTGACCGGTCCGGACGGACCCCGGTTGGCGCCGCCGACCGCGCGGCCGGGCCCGTTGGAGTCGCGGCTGCGCGAGCGGCTGGCCGCGGCGAGCGCCGCCGAACTCGGCGAACTCGTGTCGCGGGCGCACCGGCACGGGGCGTCGTACACGCTGGGTGAGACCGGGCCACCGACGACCCGGGGCTACGAGGTCCTGGTCGACGCCGACGTCTGCACGCTGATCTCGGTGCCGGTCGGGCCGCCGGACGCGGGCGGGGTGCTGTTGGTCGCCGACGAGGTGGCGTCGCGCCCGGACCCGACGACGGTCAACCTGATGGAGTTGCTCGCCGCCCAGGCGTGGAGCTGCCTGGACCGGCTGCGCAGCCTCCAGAAACTGCATGAGCAGGCGATCTCCGACCCGTTGACCGGATTGCCGCACCACGGGCCGTTCGGTGAGCGCATCGCCGCCGCCGTCGCGGACCGCACGGCGCTGCTGGCCGTCGACGTGGACGACTTCAAGAGCATCAACGACACGTACGGGCACCAGGCCGGTGACCGCGTGCTGGTCGGTCTGGCCCGGGCTCTGGAGCGGGCGCTACGGCACGGTGACGAGTTGTACCGGATCGGTGGCGACGAGTTCGTGGCGGTGGTCGAGGTGACGGCGCCGCGGGAGGCGGTCGGGATCGCCGAGCGGCTGGCCGGCGCGGCGCGGGCGCTCGGCCGCACGATCAGCGTCGGGGTGGCGGTGCAGCGGTCGGACGAGTCGCCGGACCTGACGCTGCGCCGGGCCGACGCGGCGCTCTACACGGTGAAACGCGCCGGCGGCGACGGCGCCCGCCTCGCCCCGGACTGA
- a CDS encoding DUF1801 domain-containing protein: MTTTTITDYLTGLDAPLREVGEELRPVIEAALPDATGAMWHGHPVWGVGDKPGRNPICLVKGYSSYVTLGLWRGQEITDASGRLGAGARQMASVKLRTVDEIDPVLFTDWLRQARDLEPR, encoded by the coding sequence ATGACGACAACGACGATCACCGACTACCTGACCGGCCTCGACGCTCCGCTCCGGGAGGTCGGCGAGGAGCTCCGACCGGTCATCGAGGCAGCCCTGCCCGACGCCACCGGCGCGATGTGGCACGGCCATCCGGTCTGGGGCGTCGGCGACAAGCCGGGCAGGAACCCGATCTGCCTCGTCAAGGGGTACTCGTCGTACGTCACCCTCGGGCTGTGGCGGGGGCAGGAGATCACCGACGCATCGGGTCGCCTCGGCGCCGGTGCCCGGCAGATGGCCTCGGTCAAGCTCCGTACGGTCGACGAGATCGACCCGGTGCTGTTCACCGACTGGCTGCGTCAGGCCCGCGACCTGGAACCGCGGTGA
- a CDS encoding VOC family protein yields the protein MSAVRVTGFDHLVLNVSDVERSLDFYCGLLGLAPVRVDEWRAGKVPFPSVRVTPETIIDLVRRDRDGSNVDHLCLVVAPLDWQEVVDSGIFTVLEGPVGRFGARGDATSVYVADPDGNSVELRWYPQDA from the coding sequence GTGAGCGCCGTGCGGGTCACCGGCTTCGACCACCTGGTGCTCAACGTCTCCGACGTCGAACGCTCGCTCGACTTCTACTGCGGTCTTCTCGGCCTGGCGCCGGTCCGCGTCGACGAGTGGCGGGCCGGGAAGGTCCCGTTCCCCTCCGTACGGGTCACCCCGGAAACCATCATCGACCTGGTACGCCGCGACCGCGACGGGTCGAACGTCGACCACCTCTGCCTGGTGGTGGCGCCGCTGGACTGGCAGGAGGTGGTCGACTCCGGCATCTTCACGGTGCTGGAGGGGCCGGTCGGCCGGTTCGGTGCCCGGGGTGACGCGACCTCGGTGTACGTCGCCGACCCGGACGGCAACAGCGTCGAGCTGCGCTGGTATCCCCAGGACGCCTGA
- a CDS encoding fibronectin type III domain-containing protein: MRTARWPSTRTGGALRRAVVVAALAVLLAGSAGAPAHATADTEAPTVPGPVTIVSITTTAIELTWAPATDNVGVTRYDVIQFTTDVGFVHNTATNSIKITGLRPSSTQRFSVRARDAANNVSPPTPWLPVTMPPGDNQPPTAPGTPVPHTVGDTLVVLTWPRSTDNIYVALYEVLMVSAPGSPVVATAPQHPPTGTTARVTGLTPGKTYTFAVRARDDAGNISALSAPVTVTTTGG, from the coding sequence ATGCGTACTGCACGATGGCCGTCCACCAGGACCGGCGGCGCCCTGCGCCGGGCGGTCGTCGTAGCGGCGCTGGCCGTGCTGCTGGCTGGCAGTGCCGGGGCGCCGGCGCACGCGACGGCCGACACCGAGGCGCCGACCGTCCCGGGTCCGGTCACGATCGTCAGCATCACCACCACGGCGATCGAGCTGACCTGGGCACCTGCCACCGACAACGTCGGCGTGACCAGGTACGACGTCATTCAGTTCACGACCGACGTCGGCTTCGTGCACAACACCGCCACGAACTCCATCAAGATCACCGGGCTGCGCCCGTCGAGCACCCAACGGTTTTCGGTCCGCGCCCGGGACGCGGCCAACAACGTCTCCCCGCCGACCCCGTGGCTGCCCGTGACCATGCCGCCCGGCGACAACCAACCACCGACCGCCCCCGGCACCCCGGTGCCGCACACCGTCGGCGACACGCTGGTGGTCCTCACCTGGCCCCGGTCCACCGACAACATCTACGTGGCGTTGTACGAGGTGCTCATGGTCAGCGCCCCCGGCAGCCCGGTCGTGGCGACCGCACCGCAGCATCCGCCGACCGGCACCACCGCGCGGGTCACCGGGCTCACCCCCGGCAAGACGTACACGTTCGCGGTCCGGGCCCGCGACGACGCCGGCAACATCTCCGCCCTGTCGGCGCCGGTCACCGTGACCACCACCGGCGGCTGA
- a CDS encoding YciI family protein, producing the protein MKYMLLIHPAPDADPNDFGCTPADWMAFDKAVHEAGIFASGESLQDLVTATTVRVSQTGERTITDGPFAETRELLGGYYVIDVPDLDVALDWAARCPGSRGGGGVEVRPVADYPQG; encoded by the coding sequence ATGAAGTACATGCTGCTCATCCACCCCGCACCCGACGCCGACCCGAACGACTTCGGCTGCACCCCGGCCGACTGGATGGCGTTCGACAAGGCGGTGCACGAGGCGGGGATCTTCGCCTCCGGCGAGTCGCTGCAGGACCTCGTCACGGCCACCACGGTCCGGGTCAGCCAGACCGGGGAACGCACGATCACCGACGGGCCGTTCGCCGAGACCCGGGAACTGCTCGGCGGCTACTACGTCATCGACGTACCGGACCTCGACGTGGCTCTCGACTGGGCCGCCCGCTGCCCCGGATCGCGCGGTGGCGGCGGCGTCGAGGTACGACCGGTCGCCGACTACCCGCAGGGCTGA
- a CDS encoding RNA polymerase sigma factor, translating to MDERAAGAVEAVFREERGRLLASLVHRFGDLDLAEDVASEAIEAALEHWPRRGVPARPGAWLLTTARRRAVDRLRRDQAYAARIALLQAEADRAGPAMPPDPDGDLPDERLSLFFTCAHPALPAEDRGALTLRCLAGLATPEVARAYLVPVPTMAQRIVRAKKKIRDARIPFRVPGPDELPQRLPGVLQVVYSIFTEGYAASTGPHLQRLDLAEEAIRLARILRRLLPAEREVTGLLALMLLVHARRDARTGPDGGVVLLDDQDRGRWDRAMIEEGRQLVVTALTGGPPGPYGVQAAIAALHGEAADVATTDWPQVVALYDVLLVLTPSPVVALNRAAAVAMRDGPAAGLALLDELADEPRLRAYHPFAAARADLLSRLGRFAEAAAAYRQALDLAGTEPERAYLRSRLESAELSASDG from the coding sequence ATGGACGAGCGGGCAGCCGGCGCGGTGGAGGCGGTCTTCCGCGAGGAGCGGGGCCGGCTGCTCGCCTCCCTCGTCCACCGCTTCGGCGACCTCGACCTGGCCGAGGACGTCGCCTCCGAGGCGATCGAGGCCGCCCTCGAACACTGGCCCCGGCGGGGCGTACCCGCGCGGCCCGGCGCCTGGCTGCTCACCACCGCACGCCGCAGGGCCGTCGACCGGCTGCGGCGCGACCAGGCGTACGCGGCCCGGATCGCCCTCCTCCAGGCCGAGGCGGACCGGGCCGGGCCGGCCATGCCACCGGACCCCGACGGTGATCTCCCGGACGAGCGGTTGAGCCTCTTCTTCACCTGCGCCCACCCGGCGCTGCCCGCCGAGGACCGTGGTGCCCTGACCCTGCGCTGCCTTGCCGGGCTCGCCACGCCCGAGGTGGCCCGGGCCTACCTGGTGCCGGTTCCGACGATGGCGCAACGGATCGTCCGGGCGAAGAAGAAGATCCGGGACGCCCGCATCCCGTTCCGGGTGCCCGGCCCCGACGAACTGCCGCAACGGCTGCCAGGGGTCCTCCAGGTCGTCTACTCGATCTTCACCGAGGGGTACGCGGCCAGCACCGGCCCGCATCTCCAGCGGCTCGACCTCGCCGAGGAGGCCATCCGGCTGGCCCGGATCCTGCGCCGGCTGCTGCCCGCCGAACGCGAGGTGACCGGACTGCTCGCGCTGATGCTGCTGGTCCACGCCCGGCGGGACGCCCGGACCGGCCCGGACGGCGGGGTCGTCCTCCTCGACGACCAGGACCGCGGCCGCTGGGACCGGGCGATGATCGAGGAGGGCCGGCAACTGGTCGTCACCGCCCTGACCGGCGGCCCACCCGGCCCGTACGGCGTGCAGGCCGCGATCGCCGCCCTGCACGGCGAGGCCGCCGACGTGGCCACCACGGACTGGCCGCAGGTGGTCGCGCTGTACGACGTACTGCTGGTCCTGACACCGTCTCCGGTCGTCGCGCTGAACCGGGCCGCGGCGGTGGCGATGCGGGACGGGCCGGCGGCCGGCCTCGCCCTGCTCGACGAGCTGGCGGACGAACCGCGGCTGCGTGCCTACCACCCGTTCGCGGCGGCCCGGGCCGACCTGCTGAGCCGGCTGGGCCGGTTCGCCGAGGCCGCGGCGGCATACCGGCAGGCGTTGGACCTGGCCGGCACCGAACCCGAACGGGCCTACCTACGGAGCCGGCTCGAATCGGCCGAACTGTCCGCTTCGGACGGTTGA